From the genome of Lutzomyia longipalpis isolate SR_M1_2022 chromosome 2, ASM2433408v1, one region includes:
- the LOC129789326 gene encoding threonine--tRNA ligase 1, cytoplasmic isoform X1, which translates to MGLLAIAKKINKQTLVQLRHLQQFSILAGKMRKDKKADSGKEKVLKELNPQPDFIQHRLSMWDTLKAKYLEELAAKPKNNIDVTLPDGKIVAGTSWQTTPYDIAVGISKGLADSCVISKVNDVLWDLDRPFEENCRLQLLKFDDPEAQAVFWHSSAHILGEAMEKIYGGHLCYGPPIENGFYYDMFIDGDGISTNDYSAMESLVKQIVKEKQPFERLEMKKEDLLKMFEYNEFKKRILNEKVNTETTTVYRCGPLIDLCRGPHVRNTGKIKAMKVTKNSSTYWEGNSEAETLQRVYGISFPDPKQLKEWEKIQEEAAKRDHRKLGREQELFFFHELSPGSCFFQPRGAHIYNTLVNFIRCEYRKRGFQEVISPNMYNAKLWQISGHWQHYAENMFSFDVEKEKFALKPMNCPGHCLMFDNRNRSWRELPLRMADFGVLHRNELSGALTGLTRVRRFQQDDAHIFCAPDQIKAEIMGCLDFLDSVYKVFGFSYNLVLSTRPEKYLGDLEVWNEAEKSLEEALNNFGAAWKMNPGDGAFYGPKIDITILDALKRPFQCATIQLDFQLPIRFNLSYVSASGETKQPVIIHRAILGSVERMIAILTENYAGKWPFWLSPRQVMVVPVGPPFNDYADTVRKRLYEVGFMAESDLDDGDTMNKKIRNAQLAQFNFILVVGEKEKTSNTVNIRTRDNKVHGELSVEDLIAKLKKIQYEFTIGEDLQ; encoded by the exons TTCTTAAGGAACTAAATCCCCAACCGGATTTCATTCAACATCGTTTGAGTATGTGGGATACACTCAAAGCAAAATACTTGGAGGAACTGGCTGCAAAACCCAAAAATAACATCGATGTGACACTTCCGGATGGAAAAATTGTAGCTGGTACATCATGGCAGACAACCCCGTACGATATTGCTGTGGGAATTAGCAAGGGATTAGCTGATAGTTGCGTGATCTCAAAAGTGAATGATGTTCTTTGGGATTTGGATCGACCATTTGAAGAGAATTGTAGATTACAGCTGCTGAAATTCGACGATCCGGAAGCACAAGCTGTGTTCTGGCACAGCTCTGCCCATATCTTGGGTGAAGCGATGGAAAAAATCTATGGAGGGCACCTCTGCTATGGACCACCGATTGAGAATGGCTTCTATTACGATATGTTCATCGATGGGGATGGG attTCCACAAATGATTATAGTGCAATGGAGTCTCTTGTGAAGCAAATTGTAAAAGAGAAGCAACCTTTTGAGCGCCtagaaatgaagaaagaagatcttttgaaaatgtttgaatacaATGAATTCAAGAAGCGAATCTTGaatgagaaagtaaacacagaGACCACTACAGTGTACCGCTGTGGTCCACTCATTGATCTATGTCGTGGACCCCATGTGAGAAATACTGGTAAAATCAAGGCTATGAAAGTCACCAAGAATTCCTCAACCTACTGGGAGGGAAATAGTGAAGCTGAGACACTCCAGCGAGTATACGGGATCTCCTTTCCAGACCCCAAACAGCTCAAGGAATGGGAGAAGATTCAGGAAGAGGCTGCAAAGAGAGATCATCGAAAGCTCGGAAGGGAACAAGAACTATTCTTCTTCCATGAACTCTCACCCGGATCTTGCTTCTTTCAGCCACGTGGCGCCCATATTTACAACACCCTTGTGAACTTTATTAGATGCGAGTATAGAAAGCGTGGGTTCCAGGAAGTAATATCACCCAATATGTACAACGCCAAGCTGTGGCAAATTTCTGGGCACTGGCAACACTATGCTGAGAATATGTTTTCCTTTGAcgttgaaaaggaaaaatttgcaCTAAAACCAATGAATTGCCCTGGACATTGCCTCATGTTTGATAATCGCAACAGATCTTGGAGGGAGTTGCCATTGCGAATGGCTGACTTTGGTGTGTTGCACAGAAATGAACTCTCTGGAGCATTGACTGGACTAACACGCGTCCGACGATTCCAACAGGATGATGCTCATATTTTCTGTGCTCCCGACCAAATTAAAGCCGAAATTATGGGTTGCTTAGATTTCCTCGATAGCGTCTACAAAGTTTTTGGTTTCTCGTACAATCTTGTTCTCTCTACCAGGCCGGAAAAATATTTGGGAGATCTAGAAGTATGGAATGAGGCTGAAAAATCTCTGGAGGAAGCACTGAATAATTTTGGCGCTGCATGGAAGATGAATCCCGGCGATGGGGCGTTCTATGGTCCAAAGATTGACATCACTATTCTCGATGCTCTTAAGCGCCCCTTTCAGTGTGCAACAATACAGCTAGATTTCCAGCTACCTATTCGATTTAATTTATCCTACGTATCAGCTTCCGGTGAAACCAAACAGCCTGTGATCATTCATCGAGCTATCCTTGGTTCTGTTGAACGTATGATTGCCATCCTAACGGAAAATTATGCAGGGAAATGGCCATTCTGGCTGTCCCCACGGCAAGTAATGGTTGTGCCTGTTGGGCCTCCATTCAATGACTATGCTGATACTGTTCGCAAGCGTCTCTATGAGGTGGGTTTCATGGCAGAAAGTGATCTCGATGATGGGGATACGATGAATAAAAAGATCCGGAATGCTCAATTGGCGCAATTCAACTTTATTCTCGTTGTTGGAGAAAAGGAGAAGACTTCCAACACAGTTAATATTCGTACACGTGATAACAAGGTTCATGGCGAATTGAGTGTTGAAGATcttattgcaaaattgaagaaaatccaataTGAATTCACCATAGGAGAAGATTTGcagtaa
- the LOC129789326 gene encoding threonine--tRNA ligase 1, cytoplasmic isoform X2 yields MSNENVEKLSELSVSEKKDQKAGKMRKDKKADSGKEKVLKELNPQPDFIQHRLSMWDTLKAKYLEELAAKPKNNIDVTLPDGKIVAGTSWQTTPYDIAVGISKGLADSCVISKVNDVLWDLDRPFEENCRLQLLKFDDPEAQAVFWHSSAHILGEAMEKIYGGHLCYGPPIENGFYYDMFIDGDGISTNDYSAMESLVKQIVKEKQPFERLEMKKEDLLKMFEYNEFKKRILNEKVNTETTTVYRCGPLIDLCRGPHVRNTGKIKAMKVTKNSSTYWEGNSEAETLQRVYGISFPDPKQLKEWEKIQEEAAKRDHRKLGREQELFFFHELSPGSCFFQPRGAHIYNTLVNFIRCEYRKRGFQEVISPNMYNAKLWQISGHWQHYAENMFSFDVEKEKFALKPMNCPGHCLMFDNRNRSWRELPLRMADFGVLHRNELSGALTGLTRVRRFQQDDAHIFCAPDQIKAEIMGCLDFLDSVYKVFGFSYNLVLSTRPEKYLGDLEVWNEAEKSLEEALNNFGAAWKMNPGDGAFYGPKIDITILDALKRPFQCATIQLDFQLPIRFNLSYVSASGETKQPVIIHRAILGSVERMIAILTENYAGKWPFWLSPRQVMVVPVGPPFNDYADTVRKRLYEVGFMAESDLDDGDTMNKKIRNAQLAQFNFILVVGEKEKTSNTVNIRTRDNKVHGELSVEDLIAKLKKIQYEFTIGEDLQ; encoded by the exons TTCTTAAGGAACTAAATCCCCAACCGGATTTCATTCAACATCGTTTGAGTATGTGGGATACACTCAAAGCAAAATACTTGGAGGAACTGGCTGCAAAACCCAAAAATAACATCGATGTGACACTTCCGGATGGAAAAATTGTAGCTGGTACATCATGGCAGACAACCCCGTACGATATTGCTGTGGGAATTAGCAAGGGATTAGCTGATAGTTGCGTGATCTCAAAAGTGAATGATGTTCTTTGGGATTTGGATCGACCATTTGAAGAGAATTGTAGATTACAGCTGCTGAAATTCGACGATCCGGAAGCACAAGCTGTGTTCTGGCACAGCTCTGCCCATATCTTGGGTGAAGCGATGGAAAAAATCTATGGAGGGCACCTCTGCTATGGACCACCGATTGAGAATGGCTTCTATTACGATATGTTCATCGATGGGGATGGG attTCCACAAATGATTATAGTGCAATGGAGTCTCTTGTGAAGCAAATTGTAAAAGAGAAGCAACCTTTTGAGCGCCtagaaatgaagaaagaagatcttttgaaaatgtttgaatacaATGAATTCAAGAAGCGAATCTTGaatgagaaagtaaacacagaGACCACTACAGTGTACCGCTGTGGTCCACTCATTGATCTATGTCGTGGACCCCATGTGAGAAATACTGGTAAAATCAAGGCTATGAAAGTCACCAAGAATTCCTCAACCTACTGGGAGGGAAATAGTGAAGCTGAGACACTCCAGCGAGTATACGGGATCTCCTTTCCAGACCCCAAACAGCTCAAGGAATGGGAGAAGATTCAGGAAGAGGCTGCAAAGAGAGATCATCGAAAGCTCGGAAGGGAACAAGAACTATTCTTCTTCCATGAACTCTCACCCGGATCTTGCTTCTTTCAGCCACGTGGCGCCCATATTTACAACACCCTTGTGAACTTTATTAGATGCGAGTATAGAAAGCGTGGGTTCCAGGAAGTAATATCACCCAATATGTACAACGCCAAGCTGTGGCAAATTTCTGGGCACTGGCAACACTATGCTGAGAATATGTTTTCCTTTGAcgttgaaaaggaaaaatttgcaCTAAAACCAATGAATTGCCCTGGACATTGCCTCATGTTTGATAATCGCAACAGATCTTGGAGGGAGTTGCCATTGCGAATGGCTGACTTTGGTGTGTTGCACAGAAATGAACTCTCTGGAGCATTGACTGGACTAACACGCGTCCGACGATTCCAACAGGATGATGCTCATATTTTCTGTGCTCCCGACCAAATTAAAGCCGAAATTATGGGTTGCTTAGATTTCCTCGATAGCGTCTACAAAGTTTTTGGTTTCTCGTACAATCTTGTTCTCTCTACCAGGCCGGAAAAATATTTGGGAGATCTAGAAGTATGGAATGAGGCTGAAAAATCTCTGGAGGAAGCACTGAATAATTTTGGCGCTGCATGGAAGATGAATCCCGGCGATGGGGCGTTCTATGGTCCAAAGATTGACATCACTATTCTCGATGCTCTTAAGCGCCCCTTTCAGTGTGCAACAATACAGCTAGATTTCCAGCTACCTATTCGATTTAATTTATCCTACGTATCAGCTTCCGGTGAAACCAAACAGCCTGTGATCATTCATCGAGCTATCCTTGGTTCTGTTGAACGTATGATTGCCATCCTAACGGAAAATTATGCAGGGAAATGGCCATTCTGGCTGTCCCCACGGCAAGTAATGGTTGTGCCTGTTGGGCCTCCATTCAATGACTATGCTGATACTGTTCGCAAGCGTCTCTATGAGGTGGGTTTCATGGCAGAAAGTGATCTCGATGATGGGGATACGATGAATAAAAAGATCCGGAATGCTCAATTGGCGCAATTCAACTTTATTCTCGTTGTTGGAGAAAAGGAGAAGACTTCCAACACAGTTAATATTCGTACACGTGATAACAAGGTTCATGGCGAATTGAGTGTTGAAGATcttattgcaaaattgaagaaaatccaataTGAATTCACCATAGGAGAAGATTTGcagtaa